The following proteins come from a genomic window of Thermoanaerobaculia bacterium:
- a CDS encoding type II toxin-antitoxin system RelE/ParE family toxin produces MNLPGLVLHPRSGDRAGSWSVRVSGNWRVTFVFAGTDADEVDYEDYH; encoded by the coding sequence ATGAATCTCCCCGGGCTGGTCTTGCATCCGCGCTCCGGAGATCGAGCGGGGAGCTGGTCCGTCCGGGTGAGCGGCAACTGGCGTGTGACGTTTGTCTTCGCCGGCACGGACGCGGATGAAGTCGACTACGAGGACTATCACTGA
- a CDS encoding HigA family addiction module antidote protein: MKMHNPPHPGEVLKALCLEPLELTVTVAAKGLGVSRKTLSAIINGRAGITPEMALRLSLAFDTSAESWLAQQLQFDLWQVEKRRPALRVKRLSAA, from the coding sequence ATGAAGATGCATAACCCGCCCCATCCTGGCGAAGTGCTGAAGGCCCTTTGCCTCGAGCCGCTGGAGCTCACCGTGACGGTAGCTGCCAAGGGCCTCGGCGTCAGCCGCAAGACCCTGTCGGCGATCATCAACGGCCGCGCCGGGATCACGCCCGAGATGGCGCTGCGGCTGTCGCTGGCCTTCGACACCAGCGCCGAGAGCTGGCTCGCCCAGCAGCTGCAGTTCGATCTCTGGCAGGTCGAGAAGAGGCGGCCGGCGCTGCGGGTCAAGCGGCTGTCAGCTGCGTAG